A single genomic interval of Thermosinus carboxydivorans Nor1 harbors:
- the glmU gene encoding bifunctional UDP-N-acetylglucosamine diphosphorylase/glucosamine-1-phosphate N-acetyltransferase GlmU: MSELAALVLAAGKGTRMKSALPKVLHKVGGKPMVQHVLDAARQAGATRNIVVIGFGAEAVAAELDGQAEFVVQAEQLGTGHAVMQAESKLADFPGTVLVLCGDTPLLEGEMLKELVVQHRAQQAAATVLTAHMPDPTGYGRVIRSTDGQVLKIVEQKDASPAERAVNEVNTGIYCFEGPALFRALRSVRRDNAQGEYYLTDVIGILVNEGAKVWALPAADYRATLGINSRLQLAEAERIIRQRKLTALMESGVTIMDPASTFIDAEVQIAPDTIIYPFTWLEGRTVIGQGCVIGPSTRIQDTTVGDNVTIHFTYAHECQIGDDVTVGPYVHLRPGTVLARGVKIGNFVEVKNSQVGENSKIPHLSYIGDTDMGARVNIGSGTITVNYDGKQKYRTTIEDDAFIGCNTNLVAPVTVGCGAYVAAGSTITKNVPPSALGVARARQTNIEGWADKHRKK, from the coding sequence ATGTCTGAACTAGCGGCGCTTGTGCTGGCGGCCGGCAAGGGCACGCGGATGAAATCAGCCCTGCCCAAGGTGCTGCACAAGGTGGGCGGTAAACCCATGGTGCAGCATGTGCTGGATGCGGCCCGCCAAGCGGGAGCGACCCGGAATATCGTCGTAATCGGCTTTGGTGCCGAAGCGGTGGCGGCCGAACTGGATGGCCAGGCGGAGTTTGTTGTCCAGGCCGAGCAATTAGGTACCGGTCATGCCGTAATGCAGGCGGAAAGCAAGCTGGCCGACTTTCCGGGCACGGTCCTGGTGCTATGCGGCGATACACCTTTGCTTGAAGGCGAAATGCTGAAAGAACTGGTGGTCCAGCACCGCGCGCAGCAGGCTGCGGCGACCGTTTTGACGGCCCATATGCCCGATCCGACCGGTTACGGACGGGTTATCCGCAGCACTGACGGGCAGGTGCTTAAGATTGTGGAGCAAAAAGATGCCAGTCCGGCTGAACGAGCGGTTAATGAAGTAAATACCGGTATTTATTGTTTTGAAGGGCCGGCGTTGTTTCGTGCCCTGCGGAGCGTGCGCCGCGATAACGCCCAAGGAGAATATTATCTTACTGATGTGATCGGCATCTTAGTAAACGAAGGCGCCAAAGTCTGGGCCCTGCCGGCGGCTGATTACCGGGCGACGCTGGGCATTAATTCACGCTTGCAATTGGCTGAGGCCGAACGGATCATCCGCCAGCGCAAGCTGACGGCGCTGATGGAAAGCGGCGTTACCATCATGGACCCGGCCAGCACGTTTATCGACGCCGAGGTCCAAATCGCCCCGGATACCATTATTTATCCCTTTACCTGGCTGGAAGGCCGGACGGTGATTGGCCAGGGCTGCGTTATCGGCCCCAGTACGCGTATCCAGGACACGACTGTTGGCGACAATGTCACCATCCACTTTACTTATGCGCACGAGTGCCAAATCGGCGACGACGTGACGGTCGGTCCCTATGTCCATCTTCGGCCGGGTACGGTCCTGGCCAGGGGCGTCAAAATCGGCAATTTTGTCGAAGTAAAGAATTCGCAGGTCGGGGAAAACAGCAAGATTCCCCACCTTAGCTATATTGGCGACACCGATATGGGGGCGCGGGTCAATATTGGTTCGGGTACGATTACCGTCAATTACGACGGTAAGCAAAAATACCGCACCACCATTGAGGATGATGCGTTTATCGGTTGCAACACCAATCTGGTGGCGCCGGTGACGGTAGGCTGCGGCGCCTATGTGGCTGCCGGCTCGACAATTACCAAGAATGTGCCGCCGTCCGCCCTGGGGGTGGCCCGCGCCCGGCAGACCAACATCGAAGGATGGGCGGACAAGCACCGGAAAAAGTAA
- a CDS encoding ribose-phosphate diphosphokinase has protein sequence MMLDDGKRLRIFTGNANPALAEEIASYLGLTVGDAFVGRFNNGEIQVIIDESVRGKDVFIVQPTSQPVNDNLMELLIMVDAFKRASARHITAVIPYYGYARQDRKTRGREPISAKLIANLLTTAGVTRVVTMDLHAGQIQGFFDIPVDHLLGVPILAEYIAAKKLEDLIVVSPDLGGVTRARQLADRLHAPIAIIEKRRPAPGVAEVMNLIGSVEGKTAVIIDDIVDTAGSLTEGARALAQFGAKEVYACCTHPVLSPPAIERVENSNIKELIVTNTIPVPPEKRTPKIKVLSVAPLFGEAIIRIFGDLSVSKLFDD, from the coding sequence ATGATGTTAGACGACGGTAAACGACTGCGCATTTTCACCGGCAACGCTAATCCCGCGTTGGCCGAAGAAATTGCGTCTTATCTCGGCCTGACGGTCGGCGACGCTTTCGTGGGTCGCTTTAACAACGGTGAAATTCAGGTGATCATTGATGAGAGTGTACGCGGCAAGGATGTTTTCATCGTCCAGCCGACCAGCCAGCCGGTAAACGACAACCTGATGGAACTCTTAATCATGGTTGACGCTTTCAAGCGGGCCTCGGCCCGCCATATTACCGCCGTAATTCCCTATTACGGCTATGCGCGGCAGGACCGCAAGACGCGGGGCCGGGAACCCATTTCCGCTAAACTGATCGCCAATTTGCTGACAACGGCCGGGGTAACGCGCGTCGTTACCATGGATCTGCATGCCGGCCAAATTCAGGGTTTTTTCGACATCCCGGTCGACCATCTGCTCGGGGTGCCGATTTTGGCTGAATATATCGCCGCGAAAAAATTGGAAGACCTGATTGTCGTTTCCCCCGACCTGGGCGGCGTCACGCGGGCTCGGCAACTGGCCGACCGCCTGCATGCGCCCATTGCGATAATTGAAAAACGCCGCCCTGCGCCGGGTGTGGCCGAGGTAATGAACCTTATCGGCAGCGTTGAAGGCAAGACCGCGGTTATTATCGACGACATCGTCGACACGGCCGGGTCGCTGACCGAAGGCGCCCGGGCCCTGGCCCAGTTCGGCGCTAAGGAAGTTTACGCTTGCTGCACCCACCCGGTACTTAGTCCGCCGGCGATCGAGCGGGTGGAAAACTCCAATATTAAAGAACTTATTGTCACCAACACCATCCCCGTTCCACCGGAGAAACGGACGCCGAAAATTAAGGTGTTGTCCGTCGCACCGCTGTTTGGTGAGGCCATCATCCGCATCTTCGGCGATCTGTCGGTGAGCAAGCTCTTTGACGATTAA